Below is a genomic region from Methylobacterium sp. FF17.
CCGCAGACCACGTCGCCGAGGAAGTCGAGGAGGACGTAGTCGAAGCCCCATTCGTGGAAGCCGAGCTTCTCCAGGAGTTCGAAGCCGTGGATGATGCCGCGCCCGCCGCAGCCGCGCCCGACCTCGGGGCCGCCGAGCTCCATCGCGTAGACCCCGTCGCGCTTGAAGCAGACGTCGCCGATGGCGACCTGCTCGCCGGCGAGCTTCTTCTTCGTGGAGGTCTCGATGATGGTGGGGCAGGCACGTCCGCCGAAGAGCAGCGAGGTGGTGTCGCTCTTCGGGTCGCAGCCGATGAGGAGCACCTTCTTGCCCTGCTGGGCCATCATGTAGCTGAGGTTGGCCAGGGTGAACGACTTGCCGATGCCGCCCTTGCCGTAGATCGCGATGATCTGCGTCTCCTTGGTGGCCTTCACGGGCACGGGATCCGGCTCGATGCCGGCCTCCGCCCGCAGGGCCTCGGAGGCCGTCAGGGCGGCGCCGCTCATCTGCGGAGGCTTCACCGGAATGTTCATGCGGCGCTCCAGTCGAGGATCATCTTCAGGCATCCGGGGTCGCCGAAGGCCGTGCGATAGGCGTCGGGTGCGTCCGGGGCCGGGCGCCGATGGGTGACGAGGCCGTCGAGGGACAGGCGCCCCGCGCCGATCAGCGCCAGGGTCGCGGTCAGGTCCTCGGGGCGCCACTGCGCCGCGACCCGGATGCGGGCTTCGCGCAGGAAGGCGGGGGCGAAGTCGAAGCCGAGCCGCGCCTCGTAGAAGCCCGCCAGCACGATCTCGCCGCCGGGCGCGAGACGGGCGATCGCCGCATCGAGGATGCCGGCATCGCCGCTCACATCGAGGATCGTGGCGTAGTCGCGCCGGGTGTCGTCGTCGGGCGCGGCGACGGCGTAGTCCGTGGCCCCGTCCCGGCGCGCCGGGTCGATCTCCCAGACCTGGGGGTCAGCCCCCAGCGCCCCGGCGATGCGGGCGACGAGGCGGCCGAGCACCCCGTGGCCGACGACGAGGAGCGGCCGGCGCAGGTCGAGCCCCGCCAGGGCGTGATGGGCGGTGGCCGCCAGCGCGATCAGGGTGCCGCGCTCGGCCAGGGCCGGGTCGATGGGGACGAGGCGGGCGCCGGCGCTGACGAGGTGGGAGGCGGCGCCCCCGAACAGCCCGCGCACGGCCCCGAAGCAGCGCGCGCCGGGGACGAAGACGGTCTGGCCCGGCCGGACTCCCGATTCGGCGCCGGCCTCCACGACCACGCCCACCGATTCGTAGCCGGGCACGAGGGGATAGCCCATGCCGGGGAAGTCCGGCATCCGGCCCGACCAGAGCAGGCGCTCCGTGCCCGTGCTGATGCCGCTCCAGCGGATGGCGACCCGCGCGTCGGCGGCGCCGGGCGCGTCGAGGGTGACCGACTCGACGCTGATCCGCTCGGGGTGATGGAGGATGACGGCCTGCGCGTTCATCGAGCCTGTCCTCCCCGCCCCGGCGTTTCGGCCCGGTCGGTCCCGGGCGTTGTGTGTCATCTTAGATAGACACTTTTTTGCGTCAAGAGGAACTTACATCAACTGTCACTTTTGCTTGACACAAGCACACGGGTGAGGAGCGGCCGCCGGGTCGGTGCCTCGCGGATGCGCGTGAACCCCGCCTCGCGCAGCAGCGCCGTCAGCTCGGGCACGGTGCGGCAGCGACCGCTGCCCATGGCGAGGAGGTAGAGCCCGAAATACGCGTCCGTGATCGGCGCTGCATCGCGGGTGCCGCTCATCGGTTCGGCGACGATCAGGGTGCCGTTTGATGCAAGCGCGGCGTGGGCCGCGCGCAGGATGATGCGCACAGCCGCATCGTCGTGGTCATGCACCACACGCACGAGGGAGAGCACGTCCGCCCCGGCCGGCAGGGCGTCGCGCACGAAGCTGCCGCCGACGGTGCGGACCCGCCCGCCGAGCCCCTCGGCGGTGAGGTGGGCCTCGGCCCGGGCGGCCACCGCCGGCAGGTCGAACAGCATGAGGTCGAGGGCCGGGGCCGCCCGTCCCGCCGCCGCCAGGAAGGCGCCCTCCCCGCCGCCCACGTCGAGGAGGCAGCGGTGCCGGCCCAGCGGATAGGCCTCCAGGATGTCCTCGGCGATCAGGGCCTGGGAGGCCGCCATCAGGCCGCTGTAGGGGGCGACGGAGTCCGCCGCGAGGCCGCGCCCATCCCCGCCCGCATAGGGCCAGTAGCCGGAGAGCCGGGTCGGCCCCGCCTCTCCGCGCAGCAACGCCACGGGATCACGCAGGTCCTCGTAGAGCAGGGCGTGGTGCTCCACCATCCGGCCGATCGCCGGGTTGCCGATCAGGGCCGCGCCGAGATCCGCCAGGGCGAAGGTCTCGTCCGGCAGGGCCAGGATCAGGTCGAGGGCGGTCGCCGCCCGCAGGAGCCGGAGCGCGGCCTCGGGCGCCAGCCCCATCCGGCCCGCCAGGGTCCCGGCCGGGAGCGGGCCCTCCGCCAACAGGGCGAACAGGTCGAGGCGCAGGCAGGCGAACAGGGTCTGCGAGTAGGTGAAGCCCGCGCAGAGGTCGAACAGCGCCCGGGTGTTCGCCCGCGCGATGCGCCGGGTCAGGGGAAATCCGGCGGCCCAGCGCTGGAAGCGCGGATCCGCCACGGTCCGCGCCCGGAAGGCCCGCCAGCGCGCCCGCCACCCGCGCCCGCTCAGGGCGCGCGGGGGTTCGATCGCCGCGCCCCGCGCCACCTCAGGCCAGTTCCCGCGCGAGGCTCGCGGGCAGGAACAGGCGCGTCTGCGCCTCGATCTCGGCCCGCAGGACGTCGGCCCCTGGACAGGCGGGAATCACCTCGATCGCCTGGCGTACCAGGCCCTTCAGGCGGGCGAGCGCGCCGCCCATCCCGAGCAGGGCGGCAGCGTTCGGCCGGCCCAGCGTCGAATCGCGGCCCACCGGCTTGCCGACCTCCTCCTGCCGGCAGGCGACGTCGCGCAGGTCGTCGGCCACCTGATAGGCCTCGCCGAGGCATTCCCCGAGGAGGCGCCAGGGCAGCGACGGCACCCCGGCGGCGGCGGCCCCCGTCACCGTGGCGGCGGCGAACAGCGCCCCCGTCTTGGCCTGCTGGTACTCGGTGAGGGCTACGGTGGGCTCCGATTCCCAGGCCTGGCCCGCGACGATCCCCGCCGGCGCGCCGGCCGCGCGCGCGATCAGCCCGACCAGGGCGGCGAGGCGCCCGGGGCTGCGCGCCGCCCCCCGCGCCAGGGTCTCGAAGGACGCGACGATCAGGGCGTCGCCGGTCAGCACCGCGAGGGGCTCGCCGAAGGCGGCGTGGACCGAGGGCTGGCCCCGCCGCAGGGGCGCGTCGTCGAAGCAGGGCAGGTCGTCATGCACCAGGGAGGCGCAGTGCAGGAGTTCGATCGCGGAAGCCGCCGCGTCGGAGGCCCCCGGGTCGTCGTCCCCGCAGGCGAGGGCCACCGACAGGCAGAGGCGCGGACGGATGCGGTGTCCACCTGGGAAGACAGCGTAACGCAGGGCCTCGGCGAGTCGCGGTGGGGCTCCGGGGGCCTCGAGATGGGCGACGGCCGCATCCAGCGCCCGTTCGATCCGACGGTTGGCGTCCATGATCCGTCCCTCCGATGTCACTTGTTATTGTATATCCAAAGTGTCAGTATTTATTGACAGTCGTCAAGTTCGATCCGGATGGCGGAGGGGCTCTTGAAGGTCGTGGTCGTCGGCGCCGGAATCGGTGGACTGGTCGCGGCCCTGCGGCTGGCCCATGCGGGCCTCGACGTCACGGTGCTGGAGCAGGCCGCCCGCCCCGGCGGCAAGATGCGCAGCGTCGCGGTGGGCGGCAGTGCCGTGGAGGCCGGCCCCACCGTGTTCACCATGCGCTGGGTCTTCGAGGAGATCTTTTCCGAGTGCGGTGCGGATCTGGCGGCCCATGTGGGGCTGGAGCCGGCGGTGATCCTCGCCCGCCATGCCTGGGGCCGGGGCGAGCGCCTCGACCTCTTCGCCGATCCGGAGGCCTCGGAGGCGGCCATCGCCGCCTTCGCGGGCTCGGCCGCGCGGGACGGGTATCGCCGCTTCCGGGCGCGGGCGGCGGAGGTCTACGCGACCCTGGAGGGCCCGTTCATCCGGGGCGAGCGCCCGAGCCCCATCGACCTCACGCGGCGGGCCGGCCTCTCGGGACTCGGCGACCTCTGGCGCATCCAGCCCTTCACGACCCTCTGGAGCGCGCTCGGCACGTATTTTCCCGATCTGCGCCTGCGCCAGCTCTTCGGGCGCTACGCGACCTATTGCGGCTCCTCGCCGTTCGCCGCCCCCGCCACCCTGATGCTGGTGGCGCATGTGGAAGCCCAAGGCGTCTGGCACGTCGCCGGGGGCTTGAGCCGTCTGGCCGGCGCGGTGGCGGACCTGGCGGCGATGCGCGGTGCGCGGTTCCGATACGGTACGCCCGTCCGCGCGATCGCCGTGTCGGGCGGGCGCGCGGTCGGGGTCGATCTCGCGGATGGCGAACGGGTGCCCGCCGATGCGGTGGTCTGCAACGCCGATGTGGCCGCCCTGGCCGGGGGGCTACTGGGACGCGAGGCCGCCGGCGTCGCCGAGCCGGTGCCCGAGGCCGAGCGCTCCCTCTCGGCGGTGACGCTCTGCCTCAGCGCACGCGTGCGGGGATTCCCCCTCGAGCGGCACACGGTGTTCTTCTCCGCCGACTCCGCCGCCGAGTTCGCGCAGATCCGGCGCGGGCAGCTGCCCGACGATCCCACGATCTACGTCTGCGCCCAGGACCGCACCGGCCCCGCGAGCCCCGGCCCGGACGCGCCGGAGCGCCTGCTCTGCCTCGTCAACGCCCCGGCCCGTCCCTTCAGCCCCTCGGAGATCGAGACATGCGTGACCACGATGCGGCGGCGCCTCGGCGCGAGCGGTCTCGACCTCACGGAGGCGGCGGAGCCGGTGACGACGCAACCGGCGGATTTCGCGCGGCTCTTCCCGGGGACGGCGGGGGCGCTCTACGGCCGGGCCTCCCACGGTTGGATGGCCTCGTTCAAGCGGCCGGGGGCACGCACGAAGATCCCTGGGCTTTATCTCGCCGGGGGGAGCGTGCATCCGGGGCCGGGCGTGCCGATGGCGGCGCAATCGGGGCGGATCGCGGCGGACAGCCTGTTGCGGGACCGGAGCGGCGCCCGCGCTTCGACACGCGGGTGGACCGCGACGGCTACGTCTGGTGGTACGTCGATGCCCTGAGCGCGGACGGGCGCCAGGGCCTCACCATCATCGCCTTCATCGGCAGCGTGTTCTCGCCGTACTATGCCTGGGACCGCAGCCGCGACCCGTTCGACCACTGCGCCGTCAACGTCGTGCTCTACGGAGCGGGCGCCAACCGCTTCTGCATGACCGAGCGCGGACGCGGATCGCTCACCCGCGACGCCGACCACATCCGGATCGGCCCGAGCGGCCTCGACTGGGACGGGACCAGTCTGACGATCCGCCTCGACGAGGTCACGGCGCCGATCCCCGCGCGGGTGCGCGGCACGGTGCGGCTGCACCCACCGGGCTTCACACCGGGGCCGCACACGCTCGATGCGGCCGGGGGGCATCGCTGGTGGCCGATGGCCCCGTCCTCGCCCGTGGAGGTGACGCTCAGCGAGCCGGACCTGTCCTGGCGCGGCACCGCCTACTTCGACACGAACCACGGCGATTTCGCCCTGGAGGCCGCCTTCACGGACTGGACCTGGTGCCGGGCGGACCTCCGGGAAGGCGCCGCGATCCTCTACGACGTGCGCCGCCGCGACGGCAGCCGGCAGGACCTGACCCTGTGCTTTGCCGCCGACGGGACGCCCCGCGAGATCGCGCCGCCGTGCCGGGCCGCCCTGCCGCCCACCCGCCTGTGGCGGGTACCCCGCCACACCCGCAGCGACGACGGGCAGGCCCGGGTGCTGCGCACCTTCGAAGACACCCCGTTCTATGCGCGCTCGCATCTCGCCACGACCCTGCGCGGCGAGGCGGTGCGCCCCGTGCACGAGAGCCTGTCGCTGACCCGCTTCGCGAACCCGCTGGTCCGCCTGATGCTGCCGTTCCGGATGCCGCGCCGGACCCGCTGAGGCTCGATACCGGGTCTGCCTGATCCCTTCGGGGCCA
It encodes:
- a CDS encoding chlorophyllide a reductase iron protein subunit X, yielding MNIPVKPPQMSGAALTASEALRAEAGIEPDPVPVKATKETQIIAIYGKGGIGKSFTLANLSYMMAQQGKKVLLIGCDPKSDTTSLLFGGRACPTIIETSTKKKLAGEQVAIGDVCFKRDGVYAMELGGPEVGRGCGGRGIIHGFELLEKLGFHEWGFDYVLLDFLGDVVCGGFGLPIARDMCQKVIVVGSNDLQSLYVANNVCSAVEYFRKLGGNVGVGGLVINKDDGTGEAQAFAHAVGIPVLASIPADDDIRRKSANYEIIGRPESPWGSLFADLAQNVHDAAANHPTPLSQDGLLGLFKGEAVGRGVTLVPATFEDMCGTAQVSKPSLEVVYDEV
- a CDS encoding carotenoid 1,2-hydratase: MDRDGYVWWYVDALSADGRQGLTIIAFIGSVFSPYYAWDRSRDPFDHCAVNVVLYGAGANRFCMTERGRGSLTRDADHIRIGPSGLDWDGTSLTIRLDEVTAPIPARVRGTVRLHPPGFTPGPHTLDAAGGHRWWPMAPSSPVEVTLSEPDLSWRGTAYFDTNHGDFALEAAFTDWTWCRADLREGAAILYDVRRRDGSRQDLTLCFAADGTPREIAPPCRAALPPTRLWRVPRHTRSDDGQARVLRTFEDTPFYARSHLATTLRGEAVRPVHESLSLTRFANPLVRLMLPFRMPRRTR
- the bchC gene encoding chlorophyll synthesis pathway protein BchC: MNAQAVILHHPERISVESVTLDAPGAADARVAIRWSGISTGTERLLWSGRMPDFPGMGYPLVPGYESVGVVVEAGAESGVRPGQTVFVPGARCFGAVRGLFGGAASHLVSAGARLVPIDPALAERGTLIALAATAHHALAGLDLRRPLLVVGHGVLGRLVARIAGALGADPQVWEIDPARRDGATDYAVAAPDDDTRRDYATILDVSGDAGILDAAIARLAPGGEIVLAGFYEARLGFDFAPAFLREARIRVAAQWRPEDLTATLALIGAGRLSLDGLVTHRRPAPDAPDAYRTAFGDPGCLKMILDWSAA
- the crtD gene encoding 1-hydroxycarotenoid 3,4-desaturase CrtD, whose amino-acid sequence is MKVVVVGAGIGGLVAALRLAHAGLDVTVLEQAARPGGKMRSVAVGGSAVEAGPTVFTMRWVFEEIFSECGADLAAHVGLEPAVILARHAWGRGERLDLFADPEASEAAIAAFAGSAARDGYRRFRARAAEVYATLEGPFIRGERPSPIDLTRRAGLSGLGDLWRIQPFTTLWSALGTYFPDLRLRQLFGRYATYCGSSPFAAPATLMLVAHVEAQGVWHVAGGLSRLAGAVADLAAMRGARFRYGTPVRAIAVSGGRAVGVDLADGERVPADAVVCNADVAALAGGLLGREAAGVAEPVPEAERSLSAVTLCLSARVRGFPLERHTVFFSADSAAEFAQIRRGQLPDDPTIYVCAQDRTGPASPGPDAPERLLCLVNAPARPFSPSEIETCVTTMRRRLGASGLDLTEAAEPVTTQPADFARLFPGTAGALYGRASHGWMASFKRPGARTKIPGLYLAGGSVHPGPGVPMAAQSGRIAADSLLRDRSGARASTRGWTATATSGGTSMP
- a CDS encoding acetylserotonin O-methyltransferase, which produces MARGAAIEPPRALSGRGWRARWRAFRARTVADPRFQRWAAGFPLTRRIARANTRALFDLCAGFTYSQTLFACLRLDLFALLAEGPLPAGTLAGRMGLAPEAALRLLRAATALDLILALPDETFALADLGAALIGNPAIGRMVEHHALLYEDLRDPVALLRGEAGPTRLSGYWPYAGGDGRGLAADSVAPYSGLMAASQALIAEDILEAYPLGRHRCLLDVGGGEGAFLAAAGRAAPALDLMLFDLPAVAARAEAHLTAEGLGGRVRTVGGSFVRDALPAGADVLSLVRVVHDHDDAAVRIILRAAHAALASNGTLIVAEPMSGTRDAAPITDAYFGLYLLAMGSGRCRTVPELTALLREAGFTRIREAPTRRPLLTRVLVSSKSDS
- a CDS encoding polyprenyl synthetase family protein, encoding MDANRRIERALDAAVAHLEAPGAPPRLAEALRYAVFPGGHRIRPRLCLSVALACGDDDPGASDAAASAIELLHCASLVHDDLPCFDDAPLRRGQPSVHAAFGEPLAVLTGDALIVASFETLARGAARSPGRLAALVGLIARAAGAPAGIVAGQAWESEPTVALTEYQQAKTGALFAAATVTGAAAAGVPSLPWRLLGECLGEAYQVADDLRDVACRQEEVGKPVGRDSTLGRPNAAALLGMGGALARLKGLVRQAIEVIPACPGADVLRAEIEAQTRLFLPASLARELA